In the Anaerolineae bacterium genome, CGGCTGGAGGCCGACTTCACCTTTGACGCCAGCAAGCGCCTGCTGGAGAAATCGGTTACCGGCGGCGAATTCGTCACCCGTGAGGACTGGCTGGCCCAGCAAGAAGGAGGCCACGAGTCGTGAGTCGCCTTCCCGACCCTGAGCAGTGAGAAGCATCCGACCGATCCGCTTGCAAAGCCATGCGGCTTCGTCATATCGCCGGTATCGCCGGGCCGACTATACTGCACTGAGCGATTTGACAATCTGGCGTCCTCATGCTACATCTTAACCATCAACACCGGATAAATTAACTCACAATACTCTGTTGGTTGTTGTGCAGGGCGGCGGTTGTGCCGCTACCGAGAGTTCTTTCTTGTTGATGGGTGCCTTCCCTCCCATACCGGGCGGGATTGTTCAATATTCTTCATGGAGGATCCAATGCTTCGTCACACACGCTTCTTGTTTCTCACCATCGTGACCCTGGCCCTGCTGGCCGGGGCGGTTTCCGTCCTGGCACAGGAGGGCGGCACGCTCCAGCTTGTGCGTGATCGCGGCAAGTTGATCTGCGGTGTCAACCAGGAACTGCTCGGCTTCGGGTATCTTGACCCCAACACTAGCGAAATTGTCGGCTTCGACATCGACTTCTGTAGGGCATACGCCGCTGCTATTTTCGGTGAGGCCAGCGCCGCCACCCTGGAACTGAACGTCGTCAGCACGCAAAACCGGCTCACAGCGCTGGCCGCTGGCGAGATCGATGTGCTGGTTCGGAATACCACCTGGACGCTCACCCGTGACACGGAGAACGCCCTGGACTTTGGCCCGACCAACTTCTACGACGGTCAGACGCTGATGGTCCGCGTGGGCGAAGGCCTGGAAGATAACTGGGACGCCCTCAACGGTGTGACGATCTGCTCCACCGCTGGGACAACCACCGAGAAGAACATCACCGACGCTATGAATGCCCGCGGCCTACAGTTCGAGCTGCTGACCTTCGAGAGCACGGCTGACACCATGTCAGCTTTTGTCGATGGCCGTTGCGATGTGGAGACTTCTGACCGTTCGCAGTTGGTTGCCTTGCGTGCGGCTCAGGCCGACCCTGCTGCCTATTACATCTGGCGGGAGAATATCTCCAAAGAACCGTTGGGGCCGGTTTACCGGCAAAACGACTCGCAGTTCGCCGACATCATCAACTGGACAACCTACGGCCTGATCCAGGCAGAGGAATTCGGTATTACCTCGGCCAACCTCGATCAGTTCCTCCGCCAGGATGGTGAGAATGACGAAGCCTACACCGCCCGTGTCGGCGCGCAGATTGCCCGCTTCCTGGATGGCTCGTTGGGCATCGGCGGCAAACTGGGTTTGGCCAATGACTTTATGGCCAACGTCATCCGCGCAGTAGGTAACTACGGCGAGATTTTCGAGCGTCATCTGGGGGCGGACGGCCTGGGCATGGCGCGCGGCTACAACGCCCTGTGGAGCCAGGGCGGCCTGCAGTACGCGCCTGCCTGGCGCTAACCCATCAGTCGTCATAGAGCAGCACTTCCGGCAGGGGCAGCCCGCAACGCTGCCTCTGCCGTATTCCCCCCCTGGGCCTTCCTCTGCCGATGACCGGGGAGCTTCTTCATGACAAGGATAACAACGTATGGAGAGACGCCCGCGCACATTTGACGTGACCGTCCACCAGGTTATTCCCTTCTGGCGGGACATCCGGGTCATTCAGATCGCAGCCCAGTTTATCTTCGCGCTCGTGACGATCCTGATCATCCTGACTCTGGTCAACAACATCTTGACCGCCCTTGCCGCCATCGGCCAGCGTCCCAGCCTGGACTTCTGGCAGTCGCCAGCCGGTTTTGACTTCGCCGAGGGGCCGGGCGTCCGTGCTACCGACACGACCCTACGGGCCTTCACTGTCGGCCTGATCAACACATTGCGGGCGGTCGGCGTCGGGCTGGTCGCTGCCACCATCCTGGGTATACTGGTCGGGGTTGCCCTGCTTTCCCGCAACTGGCTGCTGCGCACCCTGACCCAGGCTTACGTGGAAATCTTCCGCAACACGCCCCTGCTGGTGCAATTGCTCTTCTTCTACCAGGGCGTCTTCCGCGCTCTACCCCAGATTCAGGAAGCAACGGTGTTGCCCGGTCCGGTCTACCTCAGCAACCGGGGATTGGTCATCCCGGCAGTTTTCACAACGGAGACTTTCCCACTGTGGTTGACCTATGTCCTGGTCGGGATGGTAGCGGGGATGGTGGTCTGGTATGTACGAGCGCGCTACCAGCGGGACACCGGCCAGCCTGGCCACCAGTGGTTGCTTGGTCTGCTGGCGGTCATCCCCTTTGCCGTAGTAGGCTGGCTGGTGATTGGCCCACCTCCATTCGGGATCAACCTGCCCCAGCCCACTCTGTTCGAACGGCCCGACGGCGTGACCGTAATTCGGCGCATTGAAGGCGGGGAGATGATCACGCCGGAATACGCCTCGCTGGTGGTCGGGCTGGTGCTCTATACAGCGGTGTTCATTGGCGAGATCGTACGGGCGGGAATCCAGGCCGTCCCTTACGGGCAGATCGAGGCCGCCCGAGCCCTGGGTCTGACTTATGGCCAGACGCTCCAGCTCGTGGTGTTGCCGCAGGCGCTGCGCGTGATCATACCGCCGCTGGGTAACCAATACCTGAACCTGGCCAAGAATTCCAGCCTGGCCACGGCCATCGCCTACGCCGATGTCTTCCAGATTTCCAAGACCCTGATGAGCCAGACCGGCCAGGTGGTGACATTATTCGCCTCGGTCATGCTTGCCTACCTGACCATGAGTCTGTCGATCTCGGCGGTCATGAACTGGATCAATGCGCGACTCAAGCTGAAGGAGCGCTAACGTGGCCGGGATAGATTACTACGTTGAAACCGCCCCCCCGCCCACGCGCAAGCCACCCGTGGTGGAGACGGGCGTGCTGGGCTGGCTGCGGGAGAACCTGTTCAGTTCATGGGGCAACAGTGTGCTCAGCATCCTGACTGCCGCTTTTCTAGTCTGGTCGCTCGCGGCGGTGCTGCGCTGGGCCATCCAGCAGGCCAACTGGGCCGTGATCACCAGCAACCTGCAACTCTTTGCTCTAGGTCGCTACCCACAGGATCAGGCCTGGCGCCCGCTGATCGGCGCGGCAGTGCTGATGTTCCTGATTGGGCTGGCCTGGCGGCTATGGGGCCGCGCCGGGTGGGTGGTGGTGGCGGTGGCGGTCGTGAGCCTGGCCCTGTTGTTCATCTTCCCGGTGGTGGCTGCCAGCTTACCGATCCCCGACGTGCATCTGCTGATCGGCGGCCCTACCACCGAGCCGCTGCCAGTCCTGGCCTATACCGCGCAGGCAGGCCAGACAGTCACCTTCACCTTGCAGCCCACCTCTTTTGAGACGCCACCGCCAAAAGGCTTCATCGATTCTGCTTCGCTGACGGTCTACGGCCTGGGGCGGCAGAACATGCGCGCAGCACAACTTCAGGCGGAGCGCGCCCGCGCCGCAGGGGAGGAACCGCCAGCGGAGATACCGCCAGATCTGGTGGCGACAGTCATCCTGCGCAACGCGGCGGGCGAGACGCTGGTCTCCCTGGCCGCCGGCCCTGCCCCGCGGTCGGCAACGCTGACCTGGACCTTTCCGGAAGGCGGCTGGTACCTGTTGGAGCTGGCAGGAGAGGGAGAAGCCGGCGCCTTCTGGCTGGACATTTCGGCTATCATGCCGCTTTCCACGGCTGGCGGGGAAATCACGGCACGTGAGGCGCTCTACGGGCTACCGCCGACGCTGGAAGGCCGCCGTGTCCGAGTGATGGATACGTCCTTGCTGGGCTTTCAGGGCTTGGCCACCCTGAGCGATTACGTCAAGCTGCACCTGGGGCCGATCAGCCTGGCCCTGCGCGACTTCGTGCTGGTCATGATCATAGTCACTGCGGCAGGCTATGGACTGGGCGCCCTGATCCGGGGGCAGTGGTGGGCCAAACGTGTTGCTTTGGCCGCCTGGACAATCTCATCGGTGCTGATCTTCATCCTGATCCTGGGCGTGGAAGGCGCGCCCTCCCTGCCGGTCGTGAGCATGGAGCGCTGGGGCGGGCTGCTACTGACGGTGACACTGACCGTGGTGGGCATTGTCGCTGCTTTCCCGATCGGCGTACTGCTGGCGCTGGGCCGTCGCAGCGAGCTACCGGTGGT is a window encoding:
- a CDS encoding ABC transporter permease subunit (The N-terminal region of this protein, as described by TIGR01726, is a three transmembrane segment that identifies a subfamily of ABC transporter permease subunits, which specificities that include histidine, arginine, glutamine, glutamate, L-cystine (sic), the opines (in Agrobacterium) octopine and nopaline, etc.), yielding MERRPRTFDVTVHQVIPFWRDIRVIQIAAQFIFALVTILIILTLVNNILTALAAIGQRPSLDFWQSPAGFDFAEGPGVRATDTTLRAFTVGLINTLRAVGVGLVAATILGILVGVALLSRNWLLRTLTQAYVEIFRNTPLLVQLLFFYQGVFRALPQIQEATVLPGPVYLSNRGLVIPAVFTTETFPLWLTYVLVGMVAGMVVWYVRARYQRDTGQPGHQWLLGLLAVIPFAVVGWLVIGPPPFGINLPQPTLFERPDGVTVIRRIEGGEMITPEYASLVVGLVLYTAVFIGEIVRAGIQAVPYGQIEAARALGLTYGQTLQLVVLPQALRVIIPPLGNQYLNLAKNSSLATAIAYADVFQISKTLMSQTGQVVTLFASVMLAYLTMSLSISAVMNWINARLKLKER
- a CDS encoding amino acid ABC transporter substrate-binding protein produces the protein MLRHTRFLFLTIVTLALLAGAVSVLAQEGGTLQLVRDRGKLICGVNQELLGFGYLDPNTSEIVGFDIDFCRAYAAAIFGEASAATLELNVVSTQNRLTALAAGEIDVLVRNTTWTLTRDTENALDFGPTNFYDGQTLMVRVGEGLEDNWDALNGVTICSTAGTTTEKNITDAMNARGLQFELLTFESTADTMSAFVDGRCDVETSDRSQLVALRAAQADPAAYYIWRENISKEPLGPVYRQNDSQFADIINWTTYGLIQAEEFGITSANLDQFLRQDGENDEAYTARVGAQIARFLDGSLGIGGKLGLANDFMANVIRAVGNYGEIFERHLGADGLGMARGYNALWSQGGLQYAPAWR